Proteins co-encoded in one Campylobacter ornithocola genomic window:
- a CDS encoding 1-aminocyclopropane-1-carboxylate deaminase: MIVSRIDTLKYKDFEFLLKRDDLLGYINGNKARKLALFEKNKHLFKKGQRFISFGSSQSNALVALAKFCYKNDFSLVFVCEKMSSFLKENPHGNLEFALKHNVELVENVSYLTRRLQALDLKKDDDIFIEEGVAIKEAEFGYKQLALELSEQLSENVSIFLPSGTGTSATFLAKHSKFKVFTCACVGDNEYLKEQILTLDPSYDFSNLTILNPPKKYHFAKPYLEFYEFYQDLKKECGVEFDLLYDMVGFKTLLAHKERIDGKILYIHQGGLEGNISMLKRYEYKLKNTKIKNH; the protein is encoded by the coding sequence TTGATAGTAAGTAGAATCGATACTTTAAAATATAAAGATTTTGAATTTTTATTAAAAAGAGATGATTTACTTGGTTATATCAATGGAAATAAGGCTAGAAAACTAGCCTTATTTGAAAAAAATAAACATTTATTTAAAAAAGGACAAAGATTTATCTCATTTGGATCTTCTCAAAGTAATGCTTTGGTTGCTTTGGCTAAGTTTTGTTATAAGAATGATTTTTCACTTGTCTTTGTTTGTGAAAAAATGAGTTCTTTTTTAAAAGAAAATCCCCATGGAAATTTAGAATTTGCATTAAAACATAATGTTGAGTTGGTAGAAAATGTAAGTTATCTTACAAGAAGGTTGCAAGCTTTGGATTTAAAAAAAGATGATGATATTTTCATTGAAGAGGGTGTAGCTATAAAAGAGGCTGAATTTGGATATAAACAACTAGCCTTAGAGCTTAGTGAGCAGTTAAGTGAAAATGTAAGCATTTTTTTGCCTTCAGGTACAGGAACTTCTGCTACTTTTTTAGCCAAACATAGTAAATTTAAAGTTTTTACTTGTGCTTGTGTGGGAGATAATGAGTATTTAAAGGAGCAGATATTAACTTTAGATCCAAGTTACGATTTTAGCAATTTAACCATATTAAATCCGCCTAAAAAATATCATTTTGCTAAACCCTATTTGGAATTTTATGAGTTTTATCAAGATTTAAAAAAAGAATGTGGAGTGGAGTTTGATTTGCTTTATGATATGGTAGGTTTTAAAACACTACTGGCTCATAAAGAACGGATTGATGGAAAAATCTTATATATCCATCAAGGAGGTCTTGAGGGAAATATAAGCATGCTAAAGCGTTATGAGTATAAATTAAAAAATACCAAAATAAAAAATCACTAA
- a CDS encoding OmpA family protein, whose protein sequence is MIKNNSNNEENNFWIAYADLMAGLLFVFILLIGAIVVKYVLTQSDLQIIKENLQKQEERLRENKEELSQKEDILKNLSQKLNNTSNTLDDISKQKQALEANITKLNQDLNLSLDEKDQQIFALLERLNKKDEEIKELERNFDDVKFKIKELGLIKENTIKNLQAKFDTNITLDSNSGAIVLPSEVLFDTNSFTLKAQAKENLKAILTQYFDSILKDENILNSIENIVIEGHTDSSGSYIYNLDLSQKRAYAVMSFIHSFYKDPRLQKLLMASGRSYSDVIMKDGKEDKEASRRIEIKFNINTNNALEKVEKYLDSK, encoded by the coding sequence ATGATAAAAAATAATTCCAATAACGAAGAGAATAATTTTTGGATTGCCTATGCTGACTTGATGGCAGGTTTACTTTTTGTATTTATTTTGCTTATTGGAGCTATAGTCGTTAAGTATGTTTTAACTCAAAGTGATTTGCAAATTATAAAAGAAAATTTACAAAAACAAGAAGAACGTTTAAGAGAGAACAAAGAAGAATTAAGTCAAAAAGAAGATATTTTAAAAAATCTTAGTCAAAAACTAAACAATACTTCAAATACACTTGATGATATTAGCAAGCAAAAGCAAGCTTTAGAGGCTAATATTACTAAGCTTAATCAAGATTTGAATTTAAGTTTAGATGAAAAAGATCAACAAATTTTTGCTTTACTTGAAAGATTAAACAAAAAAGATGAAGAGATTAAAGAGTTAGAGCGTAATTTTGATGATGTAAAATTTAAAATCAAAGAACTAGGTTTAATCAAGGAAAATACTATCAAAAATCTTCAAGCAAAATTTGATACTAACATTACTCTAGATTCTAATTCAGGTGCTATAGTTTTACCCTCTGAAGTGCTTTTTGATACAAATTCTTTTACCTTAAAAGCTCAAGCAAAAGAAAACTTAAAAGCTATATTAACACAATATTTTGATAGTATTTTAAAAGATGAAAATATTCTAAATAGTATAGAAAATATAGTGATAGAAGGACACACAGATAGTTCTGGATCTTATATATATAATCTTGATTTATCGCAAAAAAGAGCTTATGCTGTGATGAGTTTTATACACTCATTTTACAAAGATCCAAGGTTGCAAAAGCTTCTAATGGCAAGTGGTAGATCGTATTCTGATGTAATTATGAAAGATGGTAAAGAAGATAAAGAAGCAAGTCGCAGAATAGAGATTAAGTTTAATATTAATACAAACAATGCTTTGGAAAAGGTTGAAAAATACCTTGATAGTAAGTAG
- the nth gene encoding endonuclease III, which produces MKRNLEIKELFLQHFGQAKTELVFNNAYELIVCVMLSAQCTDKRVNLITPDLFKTYPSVQDLAKANLSSLKLLINSCSFYNNKAQNLIKMAKAVCEQFNGEIPMNEQDLKSLAGVGQKTAHVVMIEWCGANCMAVDTHVFRVSHRLNLSKARTPEETEKDLTKIFKDNLNYLHQAMVLFGRYTCKAKNPLCKECFLNHLCKSKDKKN; this is translated from the coding sequence ATGAAAAGAAATTTAGAAATCAAAGAATTATTTTTACAACATTTTGGACAGGCAAAGACAGAATTAGTTTTTAATAATGCCTACGAACTTATAGTTTGTGTTATGCTCTCAGCTCAATGTACCGACAAAAGAGTTAATCTCATCACACCGGATTTATTTAAAACCTACCCTAGTGTACAAGATTTGGCCAAGGCAAATTTATCATCTTTAAAACTTTTAATTAACTCTTGTTCATTTTATAACAATAAAGCACAAAATTTGATCAAAATGGCTAAGGCAGTATGCGAACAATTTAACGGTGAAATTCCTATGAATGAACAAGATTTAAAAAGTTTAGCAGGAGTGGGACAAAAAACCGCACATGTTGTTATGATTGAATGGTGCGGAGCTAATTGTATGGCTGTAGATACACATGTATTTAGAGTTTCACACAGACTTAATCTTAGTAAGGCTAGAACTCCTGAAGAGACAGAAAAAGATTTAACTAAAATTTTTAAAGACAATCTAAACTATCTTCATCAAGCCATGGTACTTTTTGGACGCTATACTTGCAAGGCTAAAAATCCTTTATGCAAAGAGTGCTTTTTAAATCATTTATGCAAAAGTAAAGATAAGAAAAATTAA
- the gltS gene encoding sodium/glutamate symporter, with protein MKFDFYATLVAMVAVLLLGVFVIKRVKFLRDYNIPEPVVGGGIAAIILLILHSSFSLDIKFDESMKDPLMLAFFSSIGLLADFASLKKGGKKLAIFLVVVVGLLFAQNIVGIGVASAMGQNPLMGLIAGSVTMSGGHGTGAAWAAEFIKEPYLYSSATTVAIACATFGLISGGIIGGPVARYLVNKHKLVVPKQNDDKDAILNFQSPEKERLITPSSFIESLALIALCLLIGSALSTYIKTNTGFTLPTFVYCLFVGVVLRNVLSATKIHHVFDREVSVLGNVSLSLFLALALMTINLWDLVTLALPMLVILVVQVAMMAAYAIFVTFRVCGKDYDAAVLAAGHCGFGLGATPTAMVNMQTVTNHYGMSHMAFIIVPLVGAFFIDIVNALVINAFLYLPFFH; from the coding sequence ATGAAATTTGATTTTTATGCAACCTTAGTTGCTATGGTTGCAGTATTGCTTCTAGGTGTTTTTGTTATTAAAAGGGTGAAATTCCTTCGAGATTATAATATTCCTGAACCTGTTGTTGGTGGTGGTATTGCTGCAATTATTCTTTTAATCTTACATAGTTCTTTTTCATTGGACATTAAATTTGATGAATCTATGAAAGATCCTTTAATGCTTGCATTTTTTTCAAGTATTGGTTTATTGGCTGATTTTGCTTCGCTTAAAAAAGGTGGTAAGAAATTAGCAATTTTTTTAGTTGTAGTTGTAGGTTTGCTTTTTGCTCAAAATATTGTTGGCATAGGTGTTGCAAGCGCTATGGGGCAAAATCCACTAATGGGACTTATAGCAGGTTCTGTTACAATGAGTGGTGGTCATGGTACAGGTGCAGCTTGGGCGGCTGAATTTATTAAAGAGCCTTATTTGTATTCTAGTGCAACTACCGTTGCGATTGCTTGTGCGACTTTTGGACTTATTTCAGGTGGTATCATAGGTGGTCCTGTTGCAAGATATTTGGTTAATAAGCATAAATTAGTGGTTCCAAAACAAAATGATGATAAAGATGCAATTTTAAATTTCCAATCTCCAGAAAAAGAAAGATTGATCACCCCTTCTTCTTTTATAGAGTCTTTAGCATTGATTGCTTTGTGTTTATTAATAGGTAGTGCTTTATCTACTTATATTAAAACAAATACAGGTTTTACTTTACCAACTTTTGTGTATTGTCTTTTTGTGGGTGTTGTTTTAAGAAATGTTTTATCAGCTACAAAAATTCACCATGTGTTTGATAGAGAAGTATCAGTTTTAGGTAATGTAAGCTTATCTTTATTCTTGGCTTTAGCGTTAATGACTATTAATCTTTGGGATCTAGTTACCCTTGCTTTACCAATGCTAGTAATTTTAGTAGTACAAGTTGCTATGATGGCTGCTTATGCTATATTTGTTACTTTTAGAGTGTGCGGGAAAGATTATGATGCAGCAGTTTTAGCGGCAGGACATTGTGGTTTTGGTTTAGGTGCTACTCCAACAGCTATGGTAAATATGCAAACTGTTACTAATCATTATGGTATGAGTCATATGGCATTTATTATTGTTCCTTTGGTAGGTGCATTTTTTATAGATATAGTAAATGCTTTAGTGATCAATGCTTTTTTGTACTTGCCATTTTTTCATTAA
- a CDS encoding TolC family protein, which produces MRIFLLCFVAFFLNACMGVKLEQVSQEYIKKEYFEEFNASKAWWEKYNNQDLNNVLKAIVDNNKDLNVARVNFLSTLAKYKLLKLDLYPTLSGNLGANIRKNLNNGLESHNFSNGIMLNYELDIYGKISDQVASSEFLAKASEYELRSLELDTINLAINSIFEFIYFNDVDRLLNDHLRNLEQMLEIYATKFDYGKVEYIDLLNIKKSLLNTKQNIITNLQNKDLTFKNLKDLLGKEDDFLINKMLNYTLEDFSLQKINFDVALKILAYRPQVQAKLNQLMASYKDYTSVQKNILPSIKILGNLDGSNKNIDESFKFLILGGNVAIDLPFLDFYRVKQNVKISELAYQVRLYEYKDVLQRAINEFKLCYENDRYYSDLLNLVKDININQAKITQLYFEKYELGRNELKDYLDADALLISSFQELSRAKLSLLKNINLYHNIVLISE; this is translated from the coding sequence ATGAGAATATTTTTACTATGTTTTGTAGCCTTTTTTTTAAATGCTTGCATGGGTGTAAAATTAGAGCAAGTATCTCAAGAATATATAAAAAAAGAATATTTTGAAGAATTTAATGCAAGTAAGGCTTGGTGGGAAAAGTATAATAATCAAGATTTAAATAATGTTTTAAAAGCAATTGTTGATAACAACAAGGATTTAAATGTAGCAAGGGTTAATTTTTTGAGTACTTTAGCAAAGTATAAACTTTTAAAATTAGATCTTTATCCTACTTTGAGTGGAAATTTAGGTGCAAATATAAGAAAAAATTTAAACAATGGTTTAGAGTCACATAATTTTTCCAACGGTATCATGTTAAATTATGAACTTGATATATATGGTAAAATTTCAGATCAAGTTGCAAGTTCTGAGTTTTTAGCAAAAGCAAGTGAATATGAGTTGCGTTCATTAGAACTTGATACGATTAATTTAGCGATTAATAGTATCTTTGAATTTATTTATTTTAATGATGTTGATCGTTTGCTAAATGATCATTTGAGAAATCTTGAGCAAATGCTAGAAATTTATGCTACTAAATTTGATTATGGCAAGGTTGAGTATATTGATCTTTTAAATATCAAAAAATCCTTATTAAATACTAAGCAAAATATCATTACAAATTTACAAAATAAAGATTTGACTTTTAAAAATTTAAAAGATTTATTAGGTAAAGAAGATGATTTTTTGATTAATAAAATGCTAAATTATACTCTTGAAGATTTTTCTTTGCAAAAAATTAATTTTGATGTAGCTTTAAAAATACTTGCTTATAGGCCACAAGTTCAGGCAAAATTAAATCAACTTATGGCTTCTTATAAAGATTATACAAGTGTGCAAAAAAATATTTTACCTAGTATAAAAATATTAGGAAATTTAGATGGAAGCAATAAGAATATAGATGAGAGTTTTAAATTTTTAATCTTAGGTGGAAATGTTGCTATTGATTTGCCATTTTTAGATTTTTATAGAGTAAAACAAAATGTGAAAATTTCTGAATTAGCATATCAAGTGCGCTTATATGAATATAAAGATGTGCTACAAAGAGCTATCAATGAATTTAAGCTTTGTTATGAAAATGATAGATATTATAGTGATTTGTTAAATTTGGTAAAAGATATTAATATTAATCAAGCAAAAATTACACAATTATATTTTGAAAAATATGAATTAGGTCGTAATGAATTAAAAGATTATCTTGATGCAGACGCTTTGCTTATTAGCTCGTTTCAAGAACTTAGTAGAGCAAAACTATCTTTATTAAAAAACATTAATTTATATCATAATATAGTGTTAATTTCAGAGTAA
- a CDS encoding peptidylprolyl isomerase, whose translation MKKISLVAAALLTGLSLNAAVVATLDGNNISDTEVNEFFAPMLRGAKITDLPAEQKKAIIDQYIIQQLVLKDAKAQKIESDPLYKEELERAKEAIMVNIYQKKIFDSIKNNDSKAKKYYESNKDKFTKPAQVKARHILVTDEKEAKDIIAQLNKLSGKALTDKFAQLAKEKSIDKGSSAQGGDLGWFAESTMVKPFADAAFSMKKGTISKTPVKSDFGYHIILKEDARAKSTMSYNEVKAGIEGTIKMEEFKELMTKKAEDLRKKAKVEYK comes from the coding sequence ATGAAAAAAATTTCTTTAGTTGCTGCGGCTTTATTAACAGGTTTGAGTTTAAATGCTGCAGTGGTTGCAACTCTTGATGGAAACAATATTAGCGATACAGAAGTAAATGAATTTTTTGCTCCTATGTTAAGAGGTGCTAAAATCACTGATTTACCAGCTGAACAAAAAAAAGCAATTATTGATCAATATATCATTCAACAACTTGTATTAAAGGATGCTAAGGCTCAAAAAATTGAAAGCGATCCTTTATATAAAGAAGAATTAGAACGTGCCAAAGAAGCTATAATGGTAAATATCTACCAAAAGAAAATTTTTGATTCAATTAAAAATAATGATTCTAAAGCTAAAAAATATTATGAATCAAATAAAGATAAATTTACCAAACCAGCTCAAGTAAAAGCTAGACATATCTTAGTAACTGATGAAAAAGAAGCTAAAGATATCATAGCTCAGCTTAACAAGCTAAGCGGAAAAGCTTTAACAGACAAATTTGCTCAGCTTGCAAAAGAAAAATCAATAGATAAAGGCTCATCGGCTCAAGGTGGTGATCTTGGTTGGTTTGCTGAATCAACTATGGTAAAACCATTTGCAGATGCAGCTTTTTCCATGAAAAAAGGCACTATTTCTAAAACTCCAGTTAAAAGTGATTTTGGATACCATATTATCTTAAAAGAAGATGCAAGAGCAAAAAGTACTATGAGTTATAATGAAGTAAAAGCTGGTATTGAAGGAACTATCAAGATGGAAGAATTTAAAGAACTTATGACTAAAAAAGCTGAAGATCTTCGCAAAAAAGCAAAAGTGGAATATAAATAA
- a CDS encoding ABC transporter permease: MIYLENVQKKINNTVILENINLCIQKGEFVAIIGQSGSGKTSLLNIIGTLDEPSSGKYFLDQFEVTSLSKDEKARIRREKIGFIFQRYNLLSLLSAKDNVALPAVYAGKNKQERLQRAKELLSFLELDHKEFSRPNELSGGQQQRVSIARALMNGGELILADEPTGALDSKSGKIVLEILNKLNEQGHTVVLVTHDREIAARAKRVIEIKDGKIISDNGAKKAEYFTAKLMPKEKKSFNLLKNQLFESLKMSIAAIIAHKLRSLLTMLGIIIGIASVVCVVALGLGAQQNILASISSIGTNTIEVVSGRGLGDIRSGRTRLNLSDLKTLNSLPYLEAVEADVGKVGVVTYKNNSLQARIHGVGPNHLRLRGFVMVDGRFINNEDIKDNSNICIVDENALRFLFDNDGAKNVLGKSIIFDKQPLTIVGVLKKERDNKGFKPDENTIKIYTPYTTLMNKITGDKQIRAIVTKVKDEVNPALAEEAMVKILEIKRGKKDFFTINSDAIKNAIEENTATLTLLISSIAVVSLIVGGIGVMNIMLVSVSERTREIGVRMAIGARKEDILMQFLIEAVLICSLGAIFGVMLSFVIIEVFNSLNIGFTMILSLNSVFLGLLSSVLIGVIFGFFPAKNAANLNPISALSKE; this comes from the coding sequence ATGATATACTTAGAAAATGTACAAAAAAAGATTAACAATACAGTTATTTTAGAAAATATTAATCTTTGCATTCAAAAAGGAGAATTTGTAGCAATCATTGGACAATCAGGTAGTGGAAAAACTTCTCTTTTAAATATTATAGGCACACTTGATGAGCCAAGTAGTGGGAAATATTTTTTAGATCAATTTGAAGTTACTAGTTTAAGCAAAGATGAAAAAGCAAGGATTAGACGCGAAAAAATTGGCTTTATTTTTCAAAGATATAACTTACTTAGTCTTTTAAGTGCTAAAGATAATGTAGCTTTACCAGCTGTTTATGCGGGTAAAAATAAACAAGAACGCTTGCAAAGAGCTAAAGAATTACTTTCTTTTTTAGAACTTGATCATAAAGAATTTTCTAGACCAAATGAATTAAGTGGTGGGCAACAGCAAAGAGTTTCCATAGCAAGAGCTTTAATGAATGGCGGGGAACTTATTTTAGCAGATGAGCCAACAGGCGCACTTGATTCTAAAAGCGGTAAAATAGTTTTAGAAATTTTAAATAAATTAAACGAGCAAGGACATACTGTAGTTTTAGTAACTCATGATAGAGAAATTGCAGCTAGAGCAAAAAGGGTTATAGAAATCAAAGATGGTAAGATTATTAGTGATAATGGTGCAAAAAAAGCAGAATATTTTACAGCTAAATTAATGCCAAAAGAGAAAAAAAGTTTTAATTTACTTAAAAATCAGCTTTTTGAAAGTTTAAAAATGTCTATAGCTGCCATCATAGCACATAAGCTTCGCTCTTTGCTTACTATGCTTGGTATTATAATAGGTATAGCCTCAGTTGTTTGCGTGGTTGCTTTGGGTCTTGGAGCTCAGCAAAACATACTTGCTTCTATTAGTTCCATAGGAACTAATACTATAGAGGTTGTTTCAGGGCGTGGCTTAGGAGACATCAGATCAGGTAGAACAAGGCTTAACTTAAGTGATTTAAAAACTTTAAATTCTTTGCCTTATTTAGAAGCTGTTGAAGCAGATGTGGGTAAAGTAGGGGTTGTAACTTATAAGAATAATTCTTTACAAGCTAGAATTCATGGAGTAGGACCAAATCATTTAAGACTTAGAGGTTTTGTGATGGTAGATGGTAGATTTATTAACAATGAAGATATCAAAGATAATTCTAATATTTGTATAGTTGATGAAAATGCTCTGAGATTTTTATTTGACAATGATGGTGCTAAAAATGTTTTGGGAAAAAGTATCATCTTTGATAAACAACCTTTAACTATAGTTGGGGTTTTAAAGAAAGAAAGGGATAATAAAGGCTTTAAGCCAGATGAAAATACCATTAAAATTTACACTCCTTATACAACTTTAATGAATAAAATCACAGGTGATAAACAAATAAGAGCTATAGTAACTAAAGTAAAAGATGAGGTAAATCCAGCTTTAGCTGAAGAAGCAATGGTAAAAATTTTAGAAATTAAACGCGGTAAAAAAGATTTTTTCACTATTAATTCAGATGCGATTAAAAATGCTATAGAGGAAAATACTGCCACTTTAACCTTGTTAATTTCTTCTATTGCAGTGGTGTCTTTGATAGTAGGTGGTATTGGTGTAATGAATATTATGTTAGTTTCGGTGAGTGAGCGTACAAGAGAAATTGGTGTAAGAATGGCTATTGGAGCTAGAAAAGAAGATATTTTAATGCAATTTTTAATTGAAGCTGTGTTGATTTGCTCCTTGGGTGCTATTTTTGGAGTAATGCTTTCTTTTGTGATTATTGAAGTGTTTAATTCGTTAAATATTGGCTTTACTATGATTCTTTCATTAAATTCAGTATTTTTAGGACTTTTAAGTTCTGTTTTAATTGGTGTTATTTTTGGATTTTTTCCAGCTAAAAATGCTGCGAATTTAAATCCTATTAGTGCTTTGTCAAAGGAATAA
- a CDS encoding MotA/TolQ/ExbB proton channel family protein, producing the protein MEVKTADEFSDLVLPEGKGSTGIIAYLKIVFIPTILYILVLLGYFGKIDFKVELHSVVMIGIIFLIALIFARHSADYASSIFEQQKDEFKLILKRYIMKHFLVIGKETKSNASFDDFAYAYMKDLRNENFASVGAAIFPMLGILGTFISIAMSMPNFNSSDTAGLEQEISVLLNGVGTAFYVSIYGIFLALWWIFFEKYGSSKFQKLLNRQKNATSDFFWSKEEIDRKYLQESLQHFEKIGTIFEHVSNEEFFKELDNTIDRKFKVFQELVNAEEKAVRLSSEHVKQTMSDLSKTQREQKDIVKTYSEIANAVNMLNSNIKDLTLRISEQYNRLLDVSSDKIMHLDKSVSALDEKVNNFSNNIEKYQNLMLDNQTKLFEGFRASIIEGMHTFKEAYEDEKNIDEKISLMQEFKEESKELDAQTTQVIAKLENQKEDETIDDKK; encoded by the coding sequence ATGGAAGTTAAAACAGCTGATGAATTTTCTGATCTTGTATTGCCAGAAGGAAAGGGTAGTACAGGAATTATTGCTTACTTAAAAATTGTTTTTATTCCAACTATATTATACATTTTAGTACTTTTGGGATACTTTGGAAAGATTGATTTTAAAGTAGAATTACATAGTGTTGTAATGATAGGGATTATTTTTTTGATTGCATTGATTTTTGCAAGACATAGCGCTGATTATGCTTCAAGTATTTTTGAACAACAAAAAGATGAGTTTAAGCTTATATTAAAACGCTATATTATGAAACATTTTTTAGTTATAGGTAAAGAAACAAAATCAAATGCTAGTTTTGATGATTTTGCTTATGCTTATATGAAAGATTTAAGAAATGAAAACTTTGCTTCAGTAGGAGCAGCTATTTTTCCTATGCTTGGTATTTTAGGAACCTTTATAAGTATAGCCATGTCTATGCCAAATTTTAATTCAAGCGATACAGCAGGTTTAGAACAAGAAATTTCAGTTTTGTTAAATGGAGTTGGAACGGCTTTTTATGTATCAATTTATGGAATTTTTCTAGCACTTTGGTGGATATTTTTTGAAAAATATGGTAGTAGTAAATTTCAAAAACTCTTAAATCGTCAAAAAAACGCAACAAGCGATTTTTTTTGGTCAAAAGAAGAAATAGATAGAAAATATCTTCAAGAAAGTTTGCAGCATTTTGAAAAAATAGGAACTATTTTTGAGCATGTTAGCAATGAGGAATTTTTTAAAGAACTAGATAATACAATAGATAGAAAATTCAAAGTTTTTCAAGAGCTTGTTAATGCTGAAGAAAAAGCTGTTAGGCTTAGTAGTGAACATGTTAAGCAAACAATGAGTGATTTATCTAAAACTCAAAGAGAACAAAAAGATATTGTTAAAACTTATAGTGAAATTGCAAATGCAGTAAATATGTTAAATTCAAACATAAAAGATTTAACTTTAAGAATTTCAGAACAATACAATAGACTTTTAGATGTTAGTTCAGATAAAATTATGCATTTAGATAAAAGTGTGAGTGCTTTAGATGAAAAGGTAAATAATTTTTCTAATAATATAGAAAAATATCAAAATCTTATGCTTGATAATCAAACTAAACTTTTTGAGGGTTTTAGAGCAAGTATTATAGAGGGTATGCATACTTTCAAAGAAGCATATGAAGATGAAAAAAATATTGATGAAAAAATTTCACTAATGCAAGAATTTAAAGAAGAAAGCAAAGAACTAGATGCACAAACTACGCAAGTGATAGCAAAGCTTGAAAATCAAAAAGAAGATGAAACAATAGATGATAAAAAATAA
- the fbaA gene encoding class II fructose-bisphosphate aldolase, giving the protein MGVLDLVKPGVLSGDDLNIVYDYAKKEGFAIPAVNVVGTNSINAVLESAKKVNSPVIIQFSNGGAKFVAGKSCPKADVLGAISGARHVHLMAKAYGIPVILHTDHAARKLLPWIDALIEANIEFKKETGKPLFSSHMIDLSEEDLESNLSTCENYLKQMSELGISLELELGCTGGEEDGVDNTNIDNAKLYTQPEDVALAYERLSKISNRFSIAASFGNVHGVYKPGNVVLRPEILKNSQNYVKEKFNLQEEKPINFVFHGGSGSDIEDIKAALSYGVIKMNIDTDTQWAFWDGVREYEFKNKAYLQGQIGNPEGDDKPNKKYYDPRVWLRAGEESMIKRLECAFSDLNCIDRN; this is encoded by the coding sequence ATGGGTGTATTAGATCTTGTCAAGCCAGGTGTTTTAAGTGGTGATGATCTAAATATCGTATATGATTATGCAAAAAAAGAAGGTTTTGCTATCCCTGCGGTGAATGTCGTAGGGACAAATTCTATTAATGCGGTTTTAGAAAGTGCTAAAAAAGTTAATTCACCTGTTATTATTCAGTTTTCAAATGGTGGGGCTAAATTTGTTGCTGGAAAATCTTGTCCAAAAGCTGATGTACTTGGCGCAATAAGCGGTGCAAGACATGTGCATTTAATGGCAAAAGCTTATGGAATTCCAGTGATTTTGCATACCGACCATGCTGCTAGAAAATTACTTCCTTGGATTGATGCTTTAATTGAAGCAAATATTGAGTTTAAAAAAGAAACAGGTAAACCTTTGTTTAGCTCTCATATGATTGATTTAAGCGAAGAGGACTTAGAGAGTAATTTGAGTACTTGTGAAAATTATTTAAAACAAATGTCTGAGCTTGGAATTTCTTTAGAGCTTGAGTTGGGATGTACAGGTGGTGAAGAAGATGGAGTAGATAATACTAATATTGATAATGCAAAATTATATACTCAACCCGAGGATGTAGCTTTAGCTTACGAGAGACTTTCCAAAATCAGTAATAGATTTTCAATTGCAGCTAGTTTTGGGAATGTACATGGGGTATATAAACCAGGTAATGTAGTTTTAAGACCAGAAATTCTTAAAAACTCTCAAAATTATGTAAAAGAAAAATTCAATCTCCAAGAAGAAAAACCGATTAATTTTGTTTTCCATGGTGGTAGTGGTAGCGATATAGAAGATATTAAAGCTGCGCTTAGCTATGGCGTGATTAAAATGAACATTGATACGGATACTCAGTGGGCTTTTTGGGATGGTGTCAGAGAATATGAATTTAAAAATAAAGCTTATTTACAAGGTCAAATAGGTAACCCAGAAGGTGATGATAAGCCAAATAAAAAATACTATGATCCAAGAGTATGGCTTAGAGCGGGTGAGGAAAGTATGATCAAACGTTTAGAATGTGCTTTTAGTGATTTAAATTGTATTGATAGAAACTAA